GGGTCTGATCGGCGGTTCGACGGCCCTGGCCAGCCACACGGTCAAGGCGGGCACGCGTATGGCGGTCAACGCCTCGCCCGAGCCCTTCAGCAACGTGATCGTGAGCCTGGCCGAGGATCTCGGGGTCGGCGGCGTCGTCGCCTTCGCGATGTTCCACCCGGAGGCGGCCGCGGTCATCGCGGGCGTACTGCTGCTGGCCGGCCTGCTGACGCTCTTCTTCCTGATCTCCCGCATCCGAAGATTCCGACGCCGCAGGGCCCGACGCCGGGAGGAGAAACGCCTCGCGGCACAAATCGTCCGACCGCCCGGCTGACGGCCGCACACGGTGTTCGGCAGGTCCTCGTCGGCAAGCCGCCGCCCGCGGGCGGAGTGTCAGTGGCGGCCGATAAAGTCGCAGGCATGGCACGGATTGCGGTGATCGGCGCTGGGATGGGCGCGATGGCGGCCGCTGCCCGGCTGGCCGTCGCGGGCCACCGGGTGGCGGTGTACGAGCGCACGGAGACGTACGGCGGGGCGGTGCGCCGGTTCGAGCGGGACGGGTTCGGGTTCGACACCGGGCCGGGACTGCTCACCCTCCCCGCCGTCTACCGCGATCTGTTCATCAAGACCGGCAAGGAGCCGCTGGAGTCGGTCGTCGAGCTGGTCCAGGTCGATCCGTCGTCGCGGCACATCTTCACGGACGGCACCGAGGTGTCCCTGCCGAACGCCTCGCGCGCGGGAGTGGTCGCCGCACTGGAGGAGGCCCTCGGCGCGGGCGCGGGAGGACGCTGGGGTGACTTCCTCATCCGGGCCCGCGAGGCCTGGGACCGCACCCGCAGGCCGCTCCTGGAGGAGCCCCTGTGGCCCAACTGGCAGGTGCTGCAGCGCGAGCCGTACCCCGCGGTGCCGCACAAACGGCTGCTGCGCACCCGACGGGCCTGCACGCTGCAGGAGATCGGTGCCTGGGAGCTGCGTGACCCGCGGCTCGCGGCCCTGCTCTACGGCCATGCGCTCGCCCACGGCGTCGACCCCGGTACCGCGCCGGCGAGCGCGGCCGTCCTGCCGTACATGGAGCACGCCTTCGGAACCTGGTATGTCCGGGGCGGCATGCGGGAGTTGGCGCGGGCGGTGTACGAGCGGTGCGTCAAGCGCAAGGTCGAGTTCCACTTCGGCGCCGAGGTGACGGGCGTCCTGGAGAAGGACGGTCGCGCAGCAGGTCTGGAGTTGTCCGACGGGGCGGTCGTGGAGGCGGACACCGTCGTCGGCGCCGGACCCTGGCGACTGCGCGGGCTCGTACCGGGTCGTGAGCTCTACGGCGCGAAGGACGTCCTTCCCGACGCCGAGGACCTGCATCCCGGCCGGGTCGTCGTGTGCCTCGCCCTGCGCGAAGCGCGGGAGCCGGACGCCGTGCACCGCACGGTGGTGTACGGCCCCGAACCGGAGAACGAGCTGGACCTGTTCGTGGACGGGGATATGCCCGACCCCACGGTCCGGATCGACCGGCCGGACGACCCTGCCCTGCGTCCCGGCGCGGACCACGAGTCCGTGGTGCTGACGGCGACCGTGCCCTGCGGCCTTGGCCACGACTGGGGCGCCCCGGGAGTCGTCGAGGCCTTCGCGGACCGGATGGTCGCCGCCGCCGGGCGGGCGATTCCGGGCTTGCGTGAGCGGATCCTCTGGCGCGAGGTACGCACGCCCGTGCACACCGAGCGGGAGACAGGAGCCGTGGGCGGCGCCGTTCCCCCGCCCTCGCTGGCCGGCGGGGAAGGCACCCTGCACCCGTCCAACAGCACGGCGATACCTGGCCTGTTCACGGCCGGCGGCTGGTCACACCCCGGCGGCGGCCTCCCCCATGCGGGCATGTCGGGCTCACTGGTGGCCGGACTGATCGTGGAGGGACCGGAGTTCCGCGGTTCTCAGTGACAACAGCTCAGTGACGAACGCTCAGTGACGACCACTCAGTGACACCCGCGCGGGATCAGAAGCGGTACTGCTCGTCGTACCCGTTCCCCTGGCTCTGCCCGTGGTTCTGTCCCTGGCCGTCGTCGGGGTAGTACCCCTGCTCCGGCGGGAGTTCGCCGCCGTAGGACTCGTCGGTGCGCTGCTGCGGCACCCACACCCCGCCGGCCGGAGTCTCGCCGCCGTACGTCCCGCCGTACTGGTCGTAGCCCTGCTGGGCGAACTGTTGCTGACCGCCGTAGGAGGCGTCGTACGACCCCGCGCCATAGGTCTGGGTGCCGATGTACGGGTCGGAGTAGGCGGCGTACTGCTGCTGCCCGGCCTGGTCGTAGCCGTACTGCTGCTGGTCGTATCCGGAGTAGCCGTCGTAGCCGTACGTCTGGTCGGCGGCGGCCGTCGCGTACTGGTCCTGGGTCTGTCCCGTGGACGCGTAGGACTGGTCACCGGCGTAGGAGGAGTCGTTGTATATGCCGTAGGAGCCGGTGTCGTCCGGCAGGGGCTGCGGCTCGTAGACCGAGGTGGTCTCGGCGGTGGTGGGCGCGGCGGAGCGCGCGGGCGTGAAGACGTCGTCGCGGTCGTAGTCGTCGTGGCCGTAGCCGGAGGTGTCCGGCCGGCCCTGGTCGTACCCGGCCTCGTCGCCGTGGGCCTCGTCGCCTGCCTCCAGGTCGGAGACCTCCAGGGCGGGCTCCTCGCGGCCGCGCTCACGACGGCTCTTCTTGCCGCCGGTCAGACCGCCCAGCGCGGCCGGCGGGTTGACCGCCCAGCCCTGCTCGAAGCCGCGGCGGAACGACAGGGTGACGTAGGTCTGGCCGACCGCGAAGGCGATCGCGCCCAGCCCGATGACGACCACCGACGGCATCAGCACGCCGAGGACCACACCGAGGAAGCCGACGAAGGCG
This portion of the Streptomyces canus genome encodes:
- a CDS encoding DUF4126 domain-containing protein; its protein translation is MSVLPLVFTSGWASGVNAYAVVLLLGVFGATGLSDDVPGTLQRPEVLVAAGVLFLCEAVADKIPYVDSAWDSVHTVIRPVAGAWVGALLAGQSGSLSDVAAGLIGGSTALASHTVKAGTRMAVNASPEPFSNVIVSLAEDLGVGGVVAFAMFHPEAAAVIAGVLLLAGLLTLFFLISRIRRFRRRRARRREEKRLAAQIVRPPG
- a CDS encoding phytoene desaturase family protein — protein: MARIAVIGAGMGAMAAAARLAVAGHRVAVYERTETYGGAVRRFERDGFGFDTGPGLLTLPAVYRDLFIKTGKEPLESVVELVQVDPSSRHIFTDGTEVSLPNASRAGVVAALEEALGAGAGGRWGDFLIRAREAWDRTRRPLLEEPLWPNWQVLQREPYPAVPHKRLLRTRRACTLQEIGAWELRDPRLAALLYGHALAHGVDPGTAPASAAVLPYMEHAFGTWYVRGGMRELARAVYERCVKRKVEFHFGAEVTGVLEKDGRAAGLELSDGAVVEADTVVGAGPWRLRGLVPGRELYGAKDVLPDAEDLHPGRVVVCLALREAREPDAVHRTVVYGPEPENELDLFVDGDMPDPTVRIDRPDDPALRPGADHESVVLTATVPCGLGHDWGAPGVVEAFADRMVAAAGRAIPGLRERILWREVRTPVHTERETGAVGGAVPPPSLAGGEGTLHPSNSTAIPGLFTAGGWSHPGGGLPHAGMSGSLVAGLIVEGPEFRGSQ
- a CDS encoding SCO2102 family sporulation regulator produces the protein MGWTVLYIAFGIVALWLLGEVLLQYKARLRWRLLAFVGFLGVVLGVLMPSVVVIGLGAIAFAVGQTYVTLSFRRGFEQGWAVNPPAALGGLTGGKKSRRERGREEPALEVSDLEAGDEAHGDEAGYDQGRPDTSGYGHDDYDRDDVFTPARSAAPTTAETTSVYEPQPLPDDTGSYGIYNDSSYAGDQSYASTGQTQDQYATAAADQTYGYDGYSGYDQQQYGYDQAGQQQYAAYSDPYIGTQTYGAGSYDASYGGQQQFAQQGYDQYGGTYGGETPAGGVWVPQQRTDESYGGELPPEQGYYPDDGQGQNHGQSQGNGYDEQYRF